TTTTCCTTGTATCCTATTTAATAGCGTTTAGTTTAATCATTTTAGACACATGGGCAAACTTAAAGCCTAGGTAATTGTCCTTCATTTTGTGAAAAGCTATATACGGAGATGCTTTTGACTTCTGGTCATTTATTTCAGTCAAGTATTCTTCGTGAATGAACATGGGCATTGGCATGTCAAGGGAACAAAATTTAATAGCACCAAGAAGCAGTCAAAACAAAATAATGGAATAACACAGGGAGGTACAGGACATCTTGAATCTAAATCTTGTAACTGTTTATGCTCCAAAACCTATTACAACAAAAAACAACCAAAAAGGCAAACAAATACTAGCAGCAATTAATCAAGCAATGAGGATAAAGACCTGCAACAAACTCAACTGAAAAATAATTGGTTTGGattcaaatacaaaaatacaaaaaataacatTTTCCCTTGGGTGATTGCTAGCTGAATGAGGTCCATTATTAAAAATTTTACAAAGAACTTGCCTACTGAAGCATATTGTAGAAATTTTCTACGCAAACAACAGTCCTAATGAGTGCATCATTGAGCTCATAACCTTACATAAATTTGAAGCACTGGGTGGAGTAATGGTCCATTACTtcattcatatattcttctttgaAATATCAAGAAACCATTTACAAATAAtcctacaatttttttatgaaatcatAGACCTCACAACATCATAAAGAAAAAGATAACTCCACAGAAGTATCATCCTATAAGTGAGTGCATCCCAACAATCACCTGGAGCTACCTTCACACCTACTTGTGAAGAGCTGACTTCTGTTCTGATTAATACTTTCCATAATTTTATTATGACTCTGCCTGAGGATGAGTGTAAAGCTCAGAGACGCACCTTAATATTGGGTATGCATTTAAACTTTTTTCTTATTCAAAATCTGCTGCTTTAATTTTGTAtggaaaattaaaatttgaaatgtgaaaGAAGACGTGCACTTCGTAAAAATGTAAAAACACATTTCAAAGTCGCTGTTCTTTTAAAGAACCAAATATTATAGCAAGGTGAAACATCGATGAAGACTGACAATATTGTGTACAGAATCTACAGATACAGAGGTTAAGCATTAATGAAGACTTGAAATTGCAATatccataaaaatttaaaaaatgtttcaCACTTCCTATGGAATCTATGAAAGCAAAGTGAAAACTTCCTGAAAGAAAAGTATATCAGATTGAGTATATCAGGATACTTTGTCACACTCCCTGTGGAATCTATGAAAGGTAGTATACATGGGAATGTGAGATACAAAATGAACTATACCTTTGATTTGCCAGTCAGCTTGAGTTTATCAGCATACTTTGTCACACTCTGTAAGAAATGCATGTGCTTTATGGTACGTTCGAGCAACGTATCTATACTGCACTGAAGTGTTCACAAAAATAGTTGTAAGTAGAGTCCCTTAATTTCCAGTTCTATTCTTTAGAGACCACACACTTTTTTATCTTCAAAATCTGTCATAACAATTATGgtccaaagaaaacaaaaatgaggtACAAATTACAGAAAGTTACCTTGGCTCCATTTGGAATAATCTCCCGTAGTTCTTTAAGACGATCTTGGATCTGTTGCCTGTCCTTCGGCCTTGGCCTGGAACTCTCACCAGGCTTGGCCCGCTTCCTGTTACCTTTTATAGGCTCCCCAGGTCTTTTTGCCTGTGTAAACCCATTGTTTTCACAATGGGCATCATTCACTAGAGATTTTGGCATTGAGTTTATGGAGGATTCATTTGCAAACATTTTTACCCCTATGTCCTCATGGAACATAGAAGAAAAACTTCGATTTGTACAGTCTCCTAAATCTAGGCTCTCTCTAGGCTTGGAAATGTCTACAGCCATTGACTGTTCCTTCTCAGATGCACTCACCTGTGCTACAGAGCAATTGTCAGACTTAGCAGAGGAACAATACACAGGAGTCAAATTTGTTGTGCTTGAAAATGTAGTTTTACAGGATATGTTATCATCCACTCCCTGGTTAGTGCGCAGGCATCTATTGGCAACTACAGCATCTAAAAGATCTTCAGACTTGGTCTCAGGCAAAAACCACCCTTCAGTTGCTGTCATTATGGATAAATCTGATTTCTTATTTACATCCTCAGAATGGTAGTCTGAACAAGGAGAAACTCCAAAATTTTGGTTTCCCAAATTTGTACTAGATACACCTCTGTGAAATAACATTTCATCCCAAACACTATTGTCTGGTGCCTTGAAAGTGGGCCTTAGTGCTTCAAGCAGTTCTACACTTGATGGGATGCATGAAATGGCATGCATAGTTTTATTTTGCCCCTTAGAAGGCAAATTCCTGCTGTTGTCAGAGCTGCCAAATTCTATAACATCAGGATTATCAAAGTCAGCTAGAATGGCAGAATATTTGCTAAGGTCAGTCATGGCACTTTTTGAAACTTCTTTGACAGGGTTCATTCCATGAATACCATTATCTGACAAATGCTCAGCTATGTTCTTACCTATAACCTCTTTTTGCCAAGATGAGTGATCTAATCCAACTGTGTTCGATACTGAAACATTTTGATACCCAAGAGAAGTCGCAAGGCCATTGCTTAAATTCTTGAGCATTTTTGTGTTATGACACCCAGCTGAAGCACTCCATTGTACATTACAGGATTGCCTATTATCAGAGATGGCCATTCCCATGTTGGCTGAAGATAATGAAGGAGAGGTGTAAGTGATGTTCTCTGTATCTACCTTAACCACTGGCATGGCAGTTGCCTCCTTTTTTGTCTTGTTGATATTGCGTTCAAGCAACCTTGCAGCTAACGTAGAGTATCCAGACTGTCCAACACTATCTTGAAATAATGGACCTGAGGGCTGCACATCTAATGCAGTTTCCTGTAGCCTATCATCCTTGTGGGTTATATTGAAACTGTCTTGGCCCAATCTTTCAGCATTAATTGATTTAGCACCACatatggaattcaagatgcaatCATCTGGAAAATTAAATGCCATTTTCCCTTGAAACTGTGGTTGCTCCATAAATATGGAGCTCGATCCCATGTTTAATGTTTGTTGCCTATCAGGCAAAGCAATGTTTGTTGGCATCTGGCCTTTGAAGGGATACACCCTGGAAGTAGATGGTACAATTATTGCGTTACCAGTTTCACTACCTTTTTTATCAGCAATATGAGCTAGAAGATTATTTAAAGGAGCATTATTCTGCTGAAATGAAGATAGATGGTTTACAGTTCCAGTAGAGGCACCATCAGAAGGCAAGGCCAAGGTGCAAGAAGGCAAGCTCTTATTCTTTTCCACTAGATTTGCAGGGCTTATAAATTTATCTAGAATATCTGAGCTTGGAATTTTTAACACAGATGCATTAGAATTGTCTTCGGAGGGAGTTGCATTTGTTACACCTAATGATGCTGCGTTTCCAAGTGAAGTCAGCGGGATAGACATTTTCTGAAAAAGTGACCCTTCAATCTTGCCACTTTGACCATCTAGGTTATTATTGGGCAAAAATGATTTTGGAATATTTTGGAATATACCAAATTCATCTTTCACATGGTTTACAAAATCCAAATCTTCTTTGACCTGCTCTTTTACTTGGTTTACAAAATTCAAATCTTCCATGATCTGCATGTTGACATGTACACAAATAAATTGttagcatataaaatgaaaactTCACTGCTGAATCTGGAAATAAGCCTTcacaaattagaaaaattaattttTAGGTTATATAACAAACCATACTTATATATTTACCACACTGCAACCTGGTGAAGATTTTCTATACTATTGTCTTCACTTGCTAATCATGGATCTGGTTATATGACACAATTTCAAGCTAGACGTTTGTCATATATCTAATTGCTTTTCCTTACCAGGTCATTGTACATCCATATGCTTTTCTTAAAAAGTTAACaaatatttgttttctttttcaCCATATATTTTTCACTTGTCCTCGCCATCTAGATATTTGCTTTTCCTTATCAATAGAAAACAACACTAAAACAGAGACCCCAAGAAATGAAACATGTACTTAATTTACATCAAAAAAATGATACATCTTGTCTGTCTTCAGCGAGCACAGACCAATGACAGAAATATATGTAAGAAAGCAGAAAATAACACAAACGGATCATATTGCAATTGTACCATGACAATTAATGGGCATCCTTATTCAAAATATTGGAAATCTTTGAAACTGAGCCTGGATATCCTTCCCATACGTAATGCAAGAAGGGTGCCCAATGGGCCAATCTCTTAGCACCCTTCTGTTTCTGGTATCTGAGAGCCAATCTCTTAGTACTTTTCCAGGACGATTTGGCCTTTCCCTGGCATGTCTCTCGGGAATATCCACTTTGATGACCAAAATAGGACATCCCAGGAATGCTGACACATTCCCAATGCAAATTAAGGGCAGTACAGCGCAATGATTACAGCTTCAGgaaaaaatacatatataaaagaaaccaaaaatcaaaaaaaggagCCCACTAAGGCAACCCAACCTACTACAGCTCCTCAAGCCTTTGTTCATTTTCTTAAGATTgtatgaaggaaagagaagaaaaagagagcaaGAGCATAAATTCCCAGCCAAGAGAGCCAAGGAGAAGCAGATCAGATACCCATTAAGGATGTCACTAGCATTATCTGCATTTATTAGTTTTGTTTCATTTTTCAGTTCCTTCATTCTACAGCACTAGCATAAGTGATGAGGAGATGGAAGTGGAGGGAACACAGTGAAAGTAATGGTTGGTGAAGAAGGATCTAAATATTGTGTAGGTAGTGCCTCCAATTTGATTGCCCTTCAGATGCAAAAGAACCATCAAAGCCTTCTAAACACCTATTCAATATGCATCCATGCTGCAAACAGAAAAGACCAAACTTTGAGAGCATTAAAATGCTACAAATGTAATGTTTGCAATGTCAGCTGAAGGGGGGCATGGCGAGGGTTAATGTCCACCTATTACACACTCAGTTGCAGAATGAAAGCTTGGGAATAATTATGTTTGATGAAAGCTCTGAAATGAGCATGATGTGCAGAACAAAAcgaaaaaaaaaaccttttaatCATGAACACATCTTGCTAGAGGGAAAATGATATTAAGAGAGAAAGGGAAATTCCATTAATGCCCATAAGTTACTGAATTAAAACACTGAGATTCAAAAACACTTGGTTAGAAAAAAACACAGCAGCTGGCAAGATAACTATCATATCAATCAATGTAAAAATAACAGCAGGTAAACCTCAACCATGTCATCCAAGAACAAATACAAATAGGCAAGAGATGTGAACCCATCGGGgaaacaagaaacaaaagaaggcCAAAGCTGAAGACTAAAGCTAGATAAAAACATCTCACACATCCATATCATCACTTGGAGAAGAACCTATTTAACATCACTATCCATGACAATTATAGAGCCAATTTATGATCTAATAATATTCATTAAGGAACTGCATGGGCAAATGGACTAGGCTAGACAATCCTAAAGGGAAGAAAAGTACTTCCCATCAAAACTTTCCTAACACCCAAGGTCAATGACTTAATAGAAGTAGAGAGATAACAGATGATGCATGCCCATCCCCCTTCTCTGGGCCCACGGAACCAGATGACTTCTAATGCTATATGGATGTGAATTACTGATGCCTCGAATATGAGCATGAGGACTTAAATACCCGAGTATAACTGCATGAGGAAGACATTATCTGACTAACCCTATCATTATATGTTTGTGCTCCCAATTTCCTAGTTAATAGACCAATTTTGCCTTGTTTCTAGAATTAAGTAGGTCAACTTGTACTGATAAAAGTAATGTAATAGTGAAAGTTAAGAGCCAAATTGCAGAGAAATCGGTGAGGTTGTAAGGAGAAGATGATAAAAAAGGAAGAGGGCAAATAACATGAAAGCAAAACAGGCATGGTCATAAAGTATTGCTTCACTATACAAACTTCAAAGaataaaataaacaaattaatGAAGCACTGATTTTCATTTCAAACCAAAAAAATCGAAGCAGATCAAGCTATCATATTATAAAAACGGCCTGGGCAAAACGAAATCAAAACCTCTAGAATTATTTTAAGAGCCAAATTCACTTTAAATTCTTACGTTGATTGTAAAGTGTTATCAGCAAATAACAAGCTATAGGGCATTTGTCACTCTGATATTGATTAGAGCAATGATATCCCCCATTAACAAACTACTTGTTTATGATGTAGCTTATATTTATAATTCAGGCAGATAGGTATCGTTAATAAAAACAGCATTAGGAGAATAACTTGAACTTATAGATGTTGTATAAGGAAATATCAGTGGCGAACTcttcttattttgtatttattGATATTCCATTGATGGTCTCAAGGCAACTTCACTACTCTTGAGGGACTCCTAAACTCTCCTTCTCGGTCTTTAAAAAACAGGGTAGACGCAATGATCATCTATGAATTTAAAGATTGAAACATTTTTATCAGGAAGGCGATCCGGTGAGGTGTTACAACCTTTCAAATATATATCTCACATGGGACAGAAATCTTCAAAACTCTAAACAAAATGAATATTTCCAAAGGAAATGAAAATAATACATCATATTTTAAACTCACCATTTGTGTTGAGCCAAGTTGCACGACACCATGTGGCATTACAGCTATAACAGCAATTGTCTGCAGGCTAAGACATCATTTAGTATTCCTCATCAACTATTTCAGTGTATATTGATTCAATAAAAAAATGATTCAGTATCCTAAGTATAAACTGCACGATTTCACCACAGAATAAATTGTAACACTAATAGCTAATCATAGAAAAGCTTGCTCTCACCTTGATTCCAGCAGCAAATTGATCCTGCCATTCAATGGGATACTGTGATTTGAATAGACACATCATTAGCCAATACTAAATtgacaaattaaaaataataatttccaCCTCCACTGAATGAGAACTTGATTTCTTATTGActaaatatttcattatgctcatcATTCATTGCTAAAAttaagcaaacaaaagaaatctaaataaattttaaaatgttCAATCTAAGGATACCAATTCTCCTTATGAAGCTAAATTTGAGGATTAAGCACTAGTGCATATCGAGATATGACCTCAATACATGAAATGAAGACCTGCTCAAGACAAGATGTAGGGTAATGGGTGTACATATTTTAAAAACTGAATTTCTTCCATAGCATATGAAATACAAAGTCGGTTATCTAGTTGGTAGTTTGGGGCCATCTTTGACAGATACCAAAAAATTAGTACATCAACTTGCAGGAAGCATAGCTTTGAAACCACTGTTTGATACAACCCCATTCAAAATGCATTGAAATGATTAGAATGTGTAATAAATGTCCAGTTCACTTGGGCATAGCTTGACTGCCAAAACCCACTCTAAAGGGTGGGCTCCAAAATCATGAAACTAAAAAAATGTTGATAATttcaaaaaaactattttttttatttttgaaagttcCATGTCACAATAAATCCCATTCGACTTTATGGGAGGGACATATGTTAGCTCGTGCATGTGGAAGACTTTCTACACAAACGATATCAGCAAATTACTAGATGTTGGAGAACTAACTCCCTGATGTTGAGCTATTAACATGCATTTTTGTGCAAAGT
This genomic stretch from Cryptomeria japonica chromosome 8, Sugi_1.0, whole genome shotgun sequence harbors:
- the LOC131071279 gene encoding uncharacterized protein LOC131071279 isoform X2, whose amino-acid sequence is MTEEMGTKLRQTLQGLCFDTSWNYAVFWKLKRGTCMNLAWEDGYINEYVKTPVVLNVSAYMTHGFPLSGMGCGQEGGYAQDGFSVGDQIGRAVAQMSCQVFTFGEGTIGSVAFTDKHQWIFGDKNCVSELNHVGSVYGRILLEDQFAAGIKTIAVIAVMPHGVVQLGSTQMIMEDLNFVNQVKEQVKEDLDFVNHVKDEFGIFQNIPKSFLPNNNLDGQSGKIEGSLFQKMSIPLTSLGNAASLGVTNATPSEDNSNASVLKIPSSDILDKFISPANLVEKNKSLPSCTLALPSDGASTGTVNHLSSFQQNNAPLNNLLAHIADKKGSETGNAIIVPSTSRVYPFKGQMPTNIALPDRQQTLNMGSSSIFMEQPQFQGKMAFNFPDDCILNSICGAKSINAERLGQDSFNITHKDDRLQETALDVQPSGPLFQDSVGQSGYSTLAARLLERNINKTKKEATAMPVVKVDTENITYTSPSLSSANMGMAISDNRQSCNVQWSASAGCHNTKMLKNLSNGLATSLGYQNVSVSNTVGLDHSSWQKEVIGKNIAEHLSDNGIHGMNPVKEVSKSAMTDLSKYSAILADFDNPDVIEFGSSDNSRNLPSKGQNKTMHAISCIPSSVELLEALRPTFKAPDNSVWDEMLFHRGVSSTNLGNQNFGVSPCSDYHSEDVNKKSDLSIMTATEGWFLPETKSEDLLDAVVANRCLRTNQGVDDNISCKTTFSSTTNLTPVYCSSAKSDNCSVAQVSASEKEQSMAVDISKPRESLDLGDCTNRSFSSMFHEDIGVKMFANESSINSMPKSLVNDAHCENNGFTQAKRPGEPIKGNRKRAKPGESSRPRPKDRQQIQDRLKELREIIPNGAKCSIDTLLERTIKHMHFLQSVTKYADKLKLTGKSKVLDEEVALLASTMEGGASWAFELGGQAVGCPIIVENLNQARQMLVEMLCEERGLFLEIADIIRNLGLTILKGIMEARNDKIWARFVVEADRDVHRVEILWSLMQLLQPNTKGSSTSNHSSLANSQVTENVSQTFDTFQLSPMVCGP
- the LOC131071279 gene encoding uncharacterized protein LOC131071279 isoform X1, whose product is MTEEMGTKLRQTLQGLCFDTSWNYAVFWKLKRGTCMNLAWEDGYINEYVKTPVVLNVSAYMTHGFPLSGMGCGQEGGYAQDGFSVGDQIGRAVAQMSCQVFTFGEGTIGSVAFTDKHQWIFGDKNCVSELNHVGSVYGRILLEYPIEWQDQFAAGIKTIAVIAVMPHGVVQLGSTQMIMEDLNFVNQVKEQVKEDLDFVNHVKDEFGIFQNIPKSFLPNNNLDGQSGKIEGSLFQKMSIPLTSLGNAASLGVTNATPSEDNSNASVLKIPSSDILDKFISPANLVEKNKSLPSCTLALPSDGASTGTVNHLSSFQQNNAPLNNLLAHIADKKGSETGNAIIVPSTSRVYPFKGQMPTNIALPDRQQTLNMGSSSIFMEQPQFQGKMAFNFPDDCILNSICGAKSINAERLGQDSFNITHKDDRLQETALDVQPSGPLFQDSVGQSGYSTLAARLLERNINKTKKEATAMPVVKVDTENITYTSPSLSSANMGMAISDNRQSCNVQWSASAGCHNTKMLKNLSNGLATSLGYQNVSVSNTVGLDHSSWQKEVIGKNIAEHLSDNGIHGMNPVKEVSKSAMTDLSKYSAILADFDNPDVIEFGSSDNSRNLPSKGQNKTMHAISCIPSSVELLEALRPTFKAPDNSVWDEMLFHRGVSSTNLGNQNFGVSPCSDYHSEDVNKKSDLSIMTATEGWFLPETKSEDLLDAVVANRCLRTNQGVDDNISCKTTFSSTTNLTPVYCSSAKSDNCSVAQVSASEKEQSMAVDISKPRESLDLGDCTNRSFSSMFHEDIGVKMFANESSINSMPKSLVNDAHCENNGFTQAKRPGEPIKGNRKRAKPGESSRPRPKDRQQIQDRLKELREIIPNGAKCSIDTLLERTIKHMHFLQSVTKYADKLKLTGKSKVLDEEVALLASTMEGGASWAFELGGQAVGCPIIVENLNQARQMLVEMLCEERGLFLEIADIIRNLGLTILKGIMEARNDKIWARFVVEADRDVHRVEILWSLMQLLQPNTKGSSTSNHSSLANSQVTENVSQTFDTFQLSPMVCGP